A part of Vigna radiata var. radiata cultivar VC1973A chromosome 11, Vradiata_ver6, whole genome shotgun sequence genomic DNA contains:
- the LOC106777569 gene encoding tetratricopeptide repeat protein SKI3 isoform X3, translating to MVFALVESGNISLTLGSFSKGVEQFRQALEISPQCVPAQYGLALGLLGLAKDCINLGAYRWGASLLEEASEVARASAYFFRNFSCIWKLLADIQLAYARCYPWIDDFLELESNKEAFSASINSWRRTCLFAARHAKFSYQRALHLSPWQANIYADIAVTSNLINSLDKSYKQDINARMVAERMSMGALLLEGDNYEFWLALGCLSDHNALNQHALIRALQLNVSLAVAWGYLGKLYRKADEKQLARQMFDRARSIDPGLALPWASMSVESCMSRELESDEAFESCSRAVQIMPLAEFQLGLTKLALLSGHLSSSQVFGAIQQAVQHSPHYPESHNLYGLVCEARNDYESAATFYRLARHAFNVGSWSIQNTHMRDISINLARTLSKAGNAIDALQECENLNKEGALDEEGLQVYAFSLWQLGKNDLALTVARSLAATLSSMQRTSVATSICFICRLVYYICGLDAVITSIVKMPNDLFQSSKVSFVMSAIHALDGQNRLEFVVTGSRYFLKYYEEIAGMHLLIALSKLVKNESDSLDIQSGVAHLKKAMHMFPNYSLIRNLLGYLLVTSKELNNYHVAMRCCKLDHLDLSDKKGFKSAADIHGAGAVACYTTCNSSPKFTFPTCAKQCSNHPGAIRYLQKCFHQKPWNHDARYLLVLNYLQRAREQKFPQHLCGILNRLTQAALSNELYSGTGLLFQYRYFQLLLCASEVSLQCGNHMACITHAETASELLLPDDYLFFAHLLLCRVYAMKGDHPSFRKEYMLCLELKTDYHIGWICLKLMECRYELQIDSNATDLNFEECVKRSGKLCDMWMAAYNLVRGMVSFQKRDLFSAEEFMKHACSLAGFESCLFLCHGVICMELVRQCNDSQQFLSQAVKSLTRVHELSLIPLPFVSVLVAQAEGSLGSKERWNRNLHLEWYSWPSEMRPAELYFQMHLLARELKVGPNFTSSMESSQSPMRWVIRAIHMNPSCMRYWKVLQKLME from the exons ATGGTTTTTGCTTTGGTTGAAAGTGGAAATATCTCTTTGACTCTTGGTTCATTTAGCAAG GGAGTTGAACAATTTCGACAAGCTTTGGAGATTTCACCACAGTGCGTGCCTGCACAATATGGACTTGCTTTGGGGCTGCTTGGTTTGGCAAAAGACTGCATCAATCTAGGAGCATATAGATGGGGGGCTTCTCTGTTAGAg GAAGCATCTGAGGTTGCAAGGGCAAGTGCTTATTTTTTCAGAAACTTCTCATGTATTTGGAAACTACTTGCTGATATTCAG CTTGCATATGCTAGATGCTATCCTTGGATTGATGATTTTCTAGAATTGGAATCTAATAAGGAAGCTTTCAGTGCCTCTATAAATTCTTGGAGGAGGACCTGCCTTTTTGCTGCAAGACATGCCAAATTTTCATATCAACGAGCCTTGCATTTGTCTCCATGGCAAGCAAACATTTATGCTGACATTGCTGTAACTTCCAATCTTATAAATTCACTAGACAAAAGTTACAAGCAAGACATAAATGCACG GATGGTGGCTGAGAGGATGTCTATGGGAGCATTGCTACTTGAAGGTGACAATTATGAGTTCTGGCTGGCATTGGGATGTCTGTCTGATCATAACGCACTAAATCAGCATGCATTGATCAGAGCATTGCAATTGAATGTATCTCTAGCTGTTGCTTGGGGATACCTTGGGAAG CTATATCGTAAAGCTGATGAAAAGCAATTGGCAAGACAAATGTTTGATCGTGCTAGAAGTATTGATCCTGGACTTGCATTGCCATGGGCAAGCATGTCAGTTGAGTCTTGTATGAG TAGGGAGCTTGAATCAGATGAGGCATTTGAGAGCTGTTCACGTGCTGTGCAGATAATGCCT TTAGCTGAATTCCAACTTGGGCTCACTAAGCTTGCTTTGTTGAGTGGACATCTGTCATCTTCACAG GTTTTTGGAGCTATTCAGCAGGCTGTGCAGCATTCTCCTCACTATCCTGAATCCCATAATTTGTATGGGCTGGTTTGTGAGGCTCGAAATGATTATGAGTCTGCTGCTACATTTTATAGGTTAGCACGACATGCATTTAACGTTGGCTCATGGAGTATTCAAAACACACATATGCGGGACATATCAATCAATTTGGCCAGAACACTTTCTAAG GCAGGGAATGCAATTGATGCTTTGCAGGAAtgtgaaaatttgaataaaGAAG GGGCACTTGATGAAGAAGGTTTACAAGTATATGCTTTCTCTTTGTGGCAACTTGGTAAAAATGATTTGGCTCTCACGGTAGCCAGAAGCCTTGCTGCAACTCTGTCTTCTATGCAAAGGACTTCTGTGGCAACATCCATTTGTTTCATTTGTAGATTAGTATACTACATATGTGGACTGGATGCCGTTATCACTAGCATTGTGAAAATGCCAAATGATCTTTTTCAAAGTTCAAAAGTTAGTTTTGTCATGTCAGCTATCCATGCTCTTGATGGACAAAATCGTCTTGAATTTGTTGTCACTGGTAGCCGATATTTCCTCAAATATTACGAAGAAATTGCTGGGATGCACCTTTTAATAGCACTTAGTAAATTG GTGAAAAATGAGTCTGATAGCCTTGACATTCAGAGTGGAGTTGCTCATCTGAAAAAAGCTATGCACATGTTCCCTAACTATAGTTTGATAAG GAACCTTCTTGGCTACCTCTTGGTAACCAGTAAAGAGCTAAACAATTATCATGTGGCAATGAGGTGCTGTAAACTGGACCATCTTGATCTTTCTGATAAAAAAGGTTTCAAATCAGCTGCTGATATCCATGGTGCAGGAGCAGTTGCTTGCTACACCACTTGCAACAGCAGTCCAAAGTTCACTTTTCCAACTTGTGCAAAACAATGTTCTAATCATCCTGGAGCTATCAGATACCTGcagaa GTGCTTTCATCAGAAACCATGGAATCATGATGCCCGCTACTTGCTTGTTCTTAACTATCTTCAGAGGGCACGTGAACAGAAATTTCCTCAGCATCTTTGTGGCATACTAAATCGTTTAACTCAAGCAGCTCTTTCAAATGAATTGTATAGTGGGACAGGATTGTTGTTCCAATATAGATACTTTCAACTTCTACTTTGTGCTTCTGAGGTCAGTTTACAATGTGGGAATCATATGGCCTGTATCACCCACGCAGAAACAGCTTCTGAACTTTTGCTTCCTGATGATTATTTATTCTTTGCACATCTACTATTATGCCGTGTGTATGCCATGAAAGGTGATCATCCAAGTTTTCGAAAGGAATATATGTTGTGTTTGGAGCTCAAGACGGATTATCACATCGGTTGGATCTGTCTCAAACTTATGGAATGTCGATATGAGCTGCAAATTGATTCAAATGCCACAGACTTGAACTTTGAAGAATGTGTGAAGAGAAGTGGAAAGTTGTGCGATATGTGGATGGCAGCATATAACCTAGTGAGAGGAATGGTTTCCTTCCAGAAGAGGGATTTATTCTCAGCAGAAGAGTTCATGAAACATGCTTGTTCATTAGCGGGTTTTGAGAGTTGCCTCTTTCTGTGTCATG gtGTCATCTGTATGGAACTTGTCCGGCAGTGCAATGACTCTCAACAATTCCTATCACAGGCTGTAAAGAGTCTTACCCGAGTTCATGAACTTTCACTTATTCCCTTACCTTTTGTTTCAGTACTAGTCGCACAAGCAGAAGGAAGCCTTGGTTCTAAAGAGAGGTGGAACAGAAACCTTCACCTTGAATGGTACAGTTGGCCATCAG AAATGAGGCCTGCGGAACTGTACtttcaaatgcatttgcttGCAAGGGAGTTGAAAGTCGGGCCAAATTTTACATCTAGCATGGAGTCCAGTCAGAGTCCTATGAGATGGGTTATTCGAGCAATTCACATGAACCCTTCTTGTATGCGATATTGGAAGGTTTTACAGAAGCTTATGGAATAG
- the LOC106777569 gene encoding tetratricopeptide repeat protein SKI3 isoform X2, whose amino-acid sequence MDSETIRTQEEEGAEHLFQRLQESSDDASVHFDIGVFLWEKGGEGKEKAAEHFIQSAKLNPKNGISFKYLGHYYANVSLDTQRAIKCYQRAVVLNPDDSESGEALCNLLDQGGNDSLEVVVCREASEMSPRAFWAFRRLGFLQVHKKKWCEAVQSLQHALRGYPTCANLWEALGLAYQRLGRFTAAIKSYGRAIELDDTMVFALVESGNISLTLGSFSKGVEQFRQALEISPQCVPAQYGLALGLLGLAKDCINLGAYRWGASLLEEASEVARASAYFFRNFSCIWKLLADIQLAYARCYPWIDDFLELESNKEAFSASINSWRRTCLFAARHAKFSYQRALHLSPWQANIYADIAVTSNLINSLDKSYKQDINARMVAERMSMGALLLEGDNYEFWLALGCLSDHNALNQHALIRALQLNVSLAVAWGYLGKLYRKADEKQLARQMFDRARSIDPGLALPWASMSVESCMRELESDEAFESCSRAVQIMPLAEFQLGLTKLALLSGHLSSSQVFGAIQQAVQHSPHYPESHNLYGLVCEARNDYESAATFYRLARHAFNVGSWSIQNTHMRDISINLARTLSKAGNAIDALQECENLNKEGALDEEGLQVYAFSLWQLGKNDLALTVARSLAATLSSMQRTSVATSICFICRLVYYICGLDAVITSIVKMPNDLFQSSKVSFVMSAIHALDGQNRLEFVVTGSRYFLKYYEEIAGMHLLIALSKLVKNESDSLDIQSGVAHLKKAMHMFPNYSLIRNLLGYLLVTSKELNNYHVAMRCCKLDHLDLSDKKGFKSAADIHGAGAVACYTTCNSSPKFTFPTCAKQCSNHPGAIRYLQKCFHQKPWNHDARYLLVLNYLQRAREQKFPQHLCGILNRLTQAALSNELYSGTGLLFQYRYFQLLLCASEVSLQCGNHMACITHAETASELLLPDDYLFFAHLLLCRVYAMKGDHPSFRKEYMLCLELKTDYHIGWICLKLMECRYELQIDSNATDLNFEECVKRSGKLCDMWMAAYNLVRGMVSFQKRDLFSAEEFMKHACSLAGFESCLFLCHGVICMELVRQCNDSQQFLSQAVKSLTRVHELSLIPLPFVSVLVAQAEGSLGSKERWNRNLHLEWYSWPSEMRPAELYFQMHLLARELKVGPNFTSSMESSQSPMRWVIRAIHMNPSCMRYWKVLQKLME is encoded by the exons ATGGATTCCGAAACAATCAGG ACTCAGGAGGAAGAAGGGGCGGAACATCTATTCCAACGCTTGCAGGAGTCCTCAGATGACGCCTCCGTACATTTTGATATT GGTGTGTTCTTATgggaaaaaggaggagaagggaaggAAAAAGCGGCTGAACATTTTATTCAATCGGCCAAATTAAACCCTAAGAATGGGATATCTTTTAAATATCTAGGCCATTATTACGCCAACGTTTCCCTTGACACTCAGAGAGCTATTAAGTGTTACCAACGAGCTGTTGTTCTCAATCCGGATGATTCTGAGTCTGGG GAAGCTCTGTGCAATTTACTTGACCAAGGTGGAAATGATAGTTTAGAGGTGGTCGTATGCCGGGAAGCTTCTGAAATGTCACCGAGAGCTTTCTGGGCTTTCCGAAGATTGGGTTTCTTGcag GTTCATAAAAAGAAATGGTGTGAAGCTGTTCAGAGTCTTCAACATGCCCTTAGAGGCTATCCTACATGTGCTAATTTGTGGGAA gCTCTGGGTCTTGCTTATCAGCGGCTGGGCAGGTTTACTGCAGCTATAAAG TCTTATGGCCGTGCGATTGAGTTGGATGATACCATGGTTTTTGCTTTGGTTGAAAGTGGAAATATCTCTTTGACTCTTGGTTCATTTAGCAAG GGAGTTGAACAATTTCGACAAGCTTTGGAGATTTCACCACAGTGCGTGCCTGCACAATATGGACTTGCTTTGGGGCTGCTTGGTTTGGCAAAAGACTGCATCAATCTAGGAGCATATAGATGGGGGGCTTCTCTGTTAGAg GAAGCATCTGAGGTTGCAAGGGCAAGTGCTTATTTTTTCAGAAACTTCTCATGTATTTGGAAACTACTTGCTGATATTCAG CTTGCATATGCTAGATGCTATCCTTGGATTGATGATTTTCTAGAATTGGAATCTAATAAGGAAGCTTTCAGTGCCTCTATAAATTCTTGGAGGAGGACCTGCCTTTTTGCTGCAAGACATGCCAAATTTTCATATCAACGAGCCTTGCATTTGTCTCCATGGCAAGCAAACATTTATGCTGACATTGCTGTAACTTCCAATCTTATAAATTCACTAGACAAAAGTTACAAGCAAGACATAAATGCACG GATGGTGGCTGAGAGGATGTCTATGGGAGCATTGCTACTTGAAGGTGACAATTATGAGTTCTGGCTGGCATTGGGATGTCTGTCTGATCATAACGCACTAAATCAGCATGCATTGATCAGAGCATTGCAATTGAATGTATCTCTAGCTGTTGCTTGGGGATACCTTGGGAAG CTATATCGTAAAGCTGATGAAAAGCAATTGGCAAGACAAATGTTTGATCGTGCTAGAAGTATTGATCCTGGACTTGCATTGCCATGGGCAAGCATGTCAGTTGAGTCTTGTATGAG GGAGCTTGAATCAGATGAGGCATTTGAGAGCTGTTCACGTGCTGTGCAGATAATGCCT TTAGCTGAATTCCAACTTGGGCTCACTAAGCTTGCTTTGTTGAGTGGACATCTGTCATCTTCACAG GTTTTTGGAGCTATTCAGCAGGCTGTGCAGCATTCTCCTCACTATCCTGAATCCCATAATTTGTATGGGCTGGTTTGTGAGGCTCGAAATGATTATGAGTCTGCTGCTACATTTTATAGGTTAGCACGACATGCATTTAACGTTGGCTCATGGAGTATTCAAAACACACATATGCGGGACATATCAATCAATTTGGCCAGAACACTTTCTAAG GCAGGGAATGCAATTGATGCTTTGCAGGAAtgtgaaaatttgaataaaGAAG GGGCACTTGATGAAGAAGGTTTACAAGTATATGCTTTCTCTTTGTGGCAACTTGGTAAAAATGATTTGGCTCTCACGGTAGCCAGAAGCCTTGCTGCAACTCTGTCTTCTATGCAAAGGACTTCTGTGGCAACATCCATTTGTTTCATTTGTAGATTAGTATACTACATATGTGGACTGGATGCCGTTATCACTAGCATTGTGAAAATGCCAAATGATCTTTTTCAAAGTTCAAAAGTTAGTTTTGTCATGTCAGCTATCCATGCTCTTGATGGACAAAATCGTCTTGAATTTGTTGTCACTGGTAGCCGATATTTCCTCAAATATTACGAAGAAATTGCTGGGATGCACCTTTTAATAGCACTTAGTAAATTG GTGAAAAATGAGTCTGATAGCCTTGACATTCAGAGTGGAGTTGCTCATCTGAAAAAAGCTATGCACATGTTCCCTAACTATAGTTTGATAAG GAACCTTCTTGGCTACCTCTTGGTAACCAGTAAAGAGCTAAACAATTATCATGTGGCAATGAGGTGCTGTAAACTGGACCATCTTGATCTTTCTGATAAAAAAGGTTTCAAATCAGCTGCTGATATCCATGGTGCAGGAGCAGTTGCTTGCTACACCACTTGCAACAGCAGTCCAAAGTTCACTTTTCCAACTTGTGCAAAACAATGTTCTAATCATCCTGGAGCTATCAGATACCTGcagaa GTGCTTTCATCAGAAACCATGGAATCATGATGCCCGCTACTTGCTTGTTCTTAACTATCTTCAGAGGGCACGTGAACAGAAATTTCCTCAGCATCTTTGTGGCATACTAAATCGTTTAACTCAAGCAGCTCTTTCAAATGAATTGTATAGTGGGACAGGATTGTTGTTCCAATATAGATACTTTCAACTTCTACTTTGTGCTTCTGAGGTCAGTTTACAATGTGGGAATCATATGGCCTGTATCACCCACGCAGAAACAGCTTCTGAACTTTTGCTTCCTGATGATTATTTATTCTTTGCACATCTACTATTATGCCGTGTGTATGCCATGAAAGGTGATCATCCAAGTTTTCGAAAGGAATATATGTTGTGTTTGGAGCTCAAGACGGATTATCACATCGGTTGGATCTGTCTCAAACTTATGGAATGTCGATATGAGCTGCAAATTGATTCAAATGCCACAGACTTGAACTTTGAAGAATGTGTGAAGAGAAGTGGAAAGTTGTGCGATATGTGGATGGCAGCATATAACCTAGTGAGAGGAATGGTTTCCTTCCAGAAGAGGGATTTATTCTCAGCAGAAGAGTTCATGAAACATGCTTGTTCATTAGCGGGTTTTGAGAGTTGCCTCTTTCTGTGTCATG gtGTCATCTGTATGGAACTTGTCCGGCAGTGCAATGACTCTCAACAATTCCTATCACAGGCTGTAAAGAGTCTTACCCGAGTTCATGAACTTTCACTTATTCCCTTACCTTTTGTTTCAGTACTAGTCGCACAAGCAGAAGGAAGCCTTGGTTCTAAAGAGAGGTGGAACAGAAACCTTCACCTTGAATGGTACAGTTGGCCATCAG AAATGAGGCCTGCGGAACTGTACtttcaaatgcatttgcttGCAAGGGAGTTGAAAGTCGGGCCAAATTTTACATCTAGCATGGAGTCCAGTCAGAGTCCTATGAGATGGGTTATTCGAGCAATTCACATGAACCCTTCTTGTATGCGATATTGGAAGGTTTTACAGAAGCTTATGGAATAG
- the LOC106777569 gene encoding tetratricopeptide repeat protein SKI3 isoform X1, with translation MDSETIRTQEEEGAEHLFQRLQESSDDASVHFDIGVFLWEKGGEGKEKAAEHFIQSAKLNPKNGISFKYLGHYYANVSLDTQRAIKCYQRAVVLNPDDSESGEALCNLLDQGGNDSLEVVVCREASEMSPRAFWAFRRLGFLQVHKKKWCEAVQSLQHALRGYPTCANLWEALGLAYQRLGRFTAAIKSYGRAIELDDTMVFALVESGNISLTLGSFSKGVEQFRQALEISPQCVPAQYGLALGLLGLAKDCINLGAYRWGASLLEEASEVARASAYFFRNFSCIWKLLADIQLAYARCYPWIDDFLELESNKEAFSASINSWRRTCLFAARHAKFSYQRALHLSPWQANIYADIAVTSNLINSLDKSYKQDINARMVAERMSMGALLLEGDNYEFWLALGCLSDHNALNQHALIRALQLNVSLAVAWGYLGKLYRKADEKQLARQMFDRARSIDPGLALPWASMSVESCMSRELESDEAFESCSRAVQIMPLAEFQLGLTKLALLSGHLSSSQVFGAIQQAVQHSPHYPESHNLYGLVCEARNDYESAATFYRLARHAFNVGSWSIQNTHMRDISINLARTLSKAGNAIDALQECENLNKEGALDEEGLQVYAFSLWQLGKNDLALTVARSLAATLSSMQRTSVATSICFICRLVYYICGLDAVITSIVKMPNDLFQSSKVSFVMSAIHALDGQNRLEFVVTGSRYFLKYYEEIAGMHLLIALSKLVKNESDSLDIQSGVAHLKKAMHMFPNYSLIRNLLGYLLVTSKELNNYHVAMRCCKLDHLDLSDKKGFKSAADIHGAGAVACYTTCNSSPKFTFPTCAKQCSNHPGAIRYLQKCFHQKPWNHDARYLLVLNYLQRAREQKFPQHLCGILNRLTQAALSNELYSGTGLLFQYRYFQLLLCASEVSLQCGNHMACITHAETASELLLPDDYLFFAHLLLCRVYAMKGDHPSFRKEYMLCLELKTDYHIGWICLKLMECRYELQIDSNATDLNFEECVKRSGKLCDMWMAAYNLVRGMVSFQKRDLFSAEEFMKHACSLAGFESCLFLCHGVICMELVRQCNDSQQFLSQAVKSLTRVHELSLIPLPFVSVLVAQAEGSLGSKERWNRNLHLEWYSWPSEMRPAELYFQMHLLARELKVGPNFTSSMESSQSPMRWVIRAIHMNPSCMRYWKVLQKLME, from the exons ATGGATTCCGAAACAATCAGG ACTCAGGAGGAAGAAGGGGCGGAACATCTATTCCAACGCTTGCAGGAGTCCTCAGATGACGCCTCCGTACATTTTGATATT GGTGTGTTCTTATgggaaaaaggaggagaagggaaggAAAAAGCGGCTGAACATTTTATTCAATCGGCCAAATTAAACCCTAAGAATGGGATATCTTTTAAATATCTAGGCCATTATTACGCCAACGTTTCCCTTGACACTCAGAGAGCTATTAAGTGTTACCAACGAGCTGTTGTTCTCAATCCGGATGATTCTGAGTCTGGG GAAGCTCTGTGCAATTTACTTGACCAAGGTGGAAATGATAGTTTAGAGGTGGTCGTATGCCGGGAAGCTTCTGAAATGTCACCGAGAGCTTTCTGGGCTTTCCGAAGATTGGGTTTCTTGcag GTTCATAAAAAGAAATGGTGTGAAGCTGTTCAGAGTCTTCAACATGCCCTTAGAGGCTATCCTACATGTGCTAATTTGTGGGAA gCTCTGGGTCTTGCTTATCAGCGGCTGGGCAGGTTTACTGCAGCTATAAAG TCTTATGGCCGTGCGATTGAGTTGGATGATACCATGGTTTTTGCTTTGGTTGAAAGTGGAAATATCTCTTTGACTCTTGGTTCATTTAGCAAG GGAGTTGAACAATTTCGACAAGCTTTGGAGATTTCACCACAGTGCGTGCCTGCACAATATGGACTTGCTTTGGGGCTGCTTGGTTTGGCAAAAGACTGCATCAATCTAGGAGCATATAGATGGGGGGCTTCTCTGTTAGAg GAAGCATCTGAGGTTGCAAGGGCAAGTGCTTATTTTTTCAGAAACTTCTCATGTATTTGGAAACTACTTGCTGATATTCAG CTTGCATATGCTAGATGCTATCCTTGGATTGATGATTTTCTAGAATTGGAATCTAATAAGGAAGCTTTCAGTGCCTCTATAAATTCTTGGAGGAGGACCTGCCTTTTTGCTGCAAGACATGCCAAATTTTCATATCAACGAGCCTTGCATTTGTCTCCATGGCAAGCAAACATTTATGCTGACATTGCTGTAACTTCCAATCTTATAAATTCACTAGACAAAAGTTACAAGCAAGACATAAATGCACG GATGGTGGCTGAGAGGATGTCTATGGGAGCATTGCTACTTGAAGGTGACAATTATGAGTTCTGGCTGGCATTGGGATGTCTGTCTGATCATAACGCACTAAATCAGCATGCATTGATCAGAGCATTGCAATTGAATGTATCTCTAGCTGTTGCTTGGGGATACCTTGGGAAG CTATATCGTAAAGCTGATGAAAAGCAATTGGCAAGACAAATGTTTGATCGTGCTAGAAGTATTGATCCTGGACTTGCATTGCCATGGGCAAGCATGTCAGTTGAGTCTTGTATGAG TAGGGAGCTTGAATCAGATGAGGCATTTGAGAGCTGTTCACGTGCTGTGCAGATAATGCCT TTAGCTGAATTCCAACTTGGGCTCACTAAGCTTGCTTTGTTGAGTGGACATCTGTCATCTTCACAG GTTTTTGGAGCTATTCAGCAGGCTGTGCAGCATTCTCCTCACTATCCTGAATCCCATAATTTGTATGGGCTGGTTTGTGAGGCTCGAAATGATTATGAGTCTGCTGCTACATTTTATAGGTTAGCACGACATGCATTTAACGTTGGCTCATGGAGTATTCAAAACACACATATGCGGGACATATCAATCAATTTGGCCAGAACACTTTCTAAG GCAGGGAATGCAATTGATGCTTTGCAGGAAtgtgaaaatttgaataaaGAAG GGGCACTTGATGAAGAAGGTTTACAAGTATATGCTTTCTCTTTGTGGCAACTTGGTAAAAATGATTTGGCTCTCACGGTAGCCAGAAGCCTTGCTGCAACTCTGTCTTCTATGCAAAGGACTTCTGTGGCAACATCCATTTGTTTCATTTGTAGATTAGTATACTACATATGTGGACTGGATGCCGTTATCACTAGCATTGTGAAAATGCCAAATGATCTTTTTCAAAGTTCAAAAGTTAGTTTTGTCATGTCAGCTATCCATGCTCTTGATGGACAAAATCGTCTTGAATTTGTTGTCACTGGTAGCCGATATTTCCTCAAATATTACGAAGAAATTGCTGGGATGCACCTTTTAATAGCACTTAGTAAATTG GTGAAAAATGAGTCTGATAGCCTTGACATTCAGAGTGGAGTTGCTCATCTGAAAAAAGCTATGCACATGTTCCCTAACTATAGTTTGATAAG GAACCTTCTTGGCTACCTCTTGGTAACCAGTAAAGAGCTAAACAATTATCATGTGGCAATGAGGTGCTGTAAACTGGACCATCTTGATCTTTCTGATAAAAAAGGTTTCAAATCAGCTGCTGATATCCATGGTGCAGGAGCAGTTGCTTGCTACACCACTTGCAACAGCAGTCCAAAGTTCACTTTTCCAACTTGTGCAAAACAATGTTCTAATCATCCTGGAGCTATCAGATACCTGcagaa GTGCTTTCATCAGAAACCATGGAATCATGATGCCCGCTACTTGCTTGTTCTTAACTATCTTCAGAGGGCACGTGAACAGAAATTTCCTCAGCATCTTTGTGGCATACTAAATCGTTTAACTCAAGCAGCTCTTTCAAATGAATTGTATAGTGGGACAGGATTGTTGTTCCAATATAGATACTTTCAACTTCTACTTTGTGCTTCTGAGGTCAGTTTACAATGTGGGAATCATATGGCCTGTATCACCCACGCAGAAACAGCTTCTGAACTTTTGCTTCCTGATGATTATTTATTCTTTGCACATCTACTATTATGCCGTGTGTATGCCATGAAAGGTGATCATCCAAGTTTTCGAAAGGAATATATGTTGTGTTTGGAGCTCAAGACGGATTATCACATCGGTTGGATCTGTCTCAAACTTATGGAATGTCGATATGAGCTGCAAATTGATTCAAATGCCACAGACTTGAACTTTGAAGAATGTGTGAAGAGAAGTGGAAAGTTGTGCGATATGTGGATGGCAGCATATAACCTAGTGAGAGGAATGGTTTCCTTCCAGAAGAGGGATTTATTCTCAGCAGAAGAGTTCATGAAACATGCTTGTTCATTAGCGGGTTTTGAGAGTTGCCTCTTTCTGTGTCATG gtGTCATCTGTATGGAACTTGTCCGGCAGTGCAATGACTCTCAACAATTCCTATCACAGGCTGTAAAGAGTCTTACCCGAGTTCATGAACTTTCACTTATTCCCTTACCTTTTGTTTCAGTACTAGTCGCACAAGCAGAAGGAAGCCTTGGTTCTAAAGAGAGGTGGAACAGAAACCTTCACCTTGAATGGTACAGTTGGCCATCAG AAATGAGGCCTGCGGAACTGTACtttcaaatgcatttgcttGCAAGGGAGTTGAAAGTCGGGCCAAATTTTACATCTAGCATGGAGTCCAGTCAGAGTCCTATGAGATGGGTTATTCGAGCAATTCACATGAACCCTTCTTGTATGCGATATTGGAAGGTTTTACAGAAGCTTATGGAATAG